In Sphaeramia orbicularis chromosome 1, fSphaOr1.1, whole genome shotgun sequence, a genomic segment contains:
- the marf1 gene encoding meiosis regulator and mRNA stability factor 1 isoform X6 translates to MMEGLGKERSICSPRPFPWLGPTKTEASTLLWKLKDCFSTKDTTASTRTDKQNGYMDNSKAVLDLKDVPPPPPPLPPLHHSSSSQSSQHFPLAPLPLPPPCLPSPQLTQDSHQQSPPPPPPQQQEGASPSVSICTHCDYCGTEGYGLLGGGGVVSSSSNITGVVSLYMAPGSLEIPRSSNSSSNICRSGSCSVASSIQYKHNLSYVSGTGYKPQLPSSVATSQPVSSHPCIPCCSGLLHTYPALPLPCSQSRRFPPSAPLASSLPSLPSLSAPLHGSCLLSSGCYTCGVDCSPSTRRSQRSSALGDHAATTTTITTTSTSSHFCTNPMHLNVDRTVCVKGAHYCQECLLKPMNGVVSESDKVWPNVPVPQTAPIPIPICNGCGTSADGMVHMPSTNLGKTGQKYGSPESGGSENIPPVGVFWDIENCSVPSGRSAVAVVQRIRNRFFQGHREAEFICVCDISKESKAVIQELNNCQVTVAHINATAKNAADDKLRQSLRRFAETHTAPATVVLVSSDVNFASELSDLRHRHGFQVILVHGNHTSPALLQHAHHHVAFQEITADLPPRMLVKAQPSFNLLYVHNLPVNCDKSLRNAVKLRLRRLSDNCGGKVLGMSQGTAVLRFGSPEAAARARKRMENEDVFGRRISLSFSPRPRDDASPEPELQSQPRHLLQTLPQPFQIQETLFVPPPCISSFSFLPLEKPRSPRRPRRATRPVSERPYSPRRGCSGPPGGAPFKPHQEVGSVETKPKMGFHHLEKGRAASSSPHSNDETGTLEQLSKPGLSGECMYRRRRDGSNPRSVMESPAEQGEESLGEFQISTPSAFSKLNLHRSFSPLVLSQGSWSSRSASPCLSSRSSPLLAPPRSPCPEGPSESFSEGGEVQVANLDYRMSRKDLQQTLHDTFSRYGRVKAVELSPHTDYQLKATVQMSSLQQAISVVSGLHRYKIGGKRIQVSLVPGGNSKSLAMLSTEIICILQDAPANCLPLFKFTEIYEKKYSRKLVVGDLQRLPEVVTIREQGGSRLVCLLPSSQIRQSPLGSSQSQEGSSTSGSPVVFEELEYHEPVCRQHYTQQDFSEADFDPDSYKIPFVVMSLSTLASEVHSLLQSHEGTLPLLSFPDCYAAKFSPLQLGNESLEGGVPLEHLITCVPSITVVTAQNGFKVIKWIHNKPPAPNSEPWIQRCKSPVGNPQLIQFSREIIDLLKSQPSCVMPISKFIPSYHHHFAKQCRVSDYGYSKLLELLEAVPHVLQILGMGTKRLLTLTHRAQVKRFTQDLLKLLKFQASKQVAIKDFMQAYHWCFSRDWRVVDYGICELMDLLTEIPDTTITITHQESNIIISVPKRERTPEEIDHTKQFGKEVVDLLRHQPHCRMPFSKFIPTYHHHFGRQCKLSYYGFTKLIELFEAIPDVLMVLECGEEKVLTLTEVERVKALAAQLVKLLRAQKNSSLPVSQLLTEYSKTFGYGLRLQDYDASSLPALLTKLCHVVKVVDGSEGREVQLINRKSLRLLTSQLLALLMSQEDDQVSKGLRVEELTQHYLTVHGTTLNPCEYGFLSLSELLKSLPYLVELYHEEKDYSSTGGNTASVCSEEWVRLTRLYQFSRNVRALLHTYHYNQIFLTEFQGAYSKFTGCNLEPRSYGYSSTDELLSAIPQVVWIKGHSHKRIIVLKNDMKGKARASSSVSNSPLPDDNTESPRDSLVSSANSGANSPEYNKAEAAAETMSDLPEQPGTVESSEDPKQPPTTKPPLSSDSPNRRASRSRFKLAANFSFPPGL, encoded by the exons ATGATGGAAGGACTGGGAAAGGAGAGATCCATATGCAGCCCTAGACCCTTTCCATGGCTTGGTCCCACCAAAACAGAAGCTTCAACCCTGCTATGGAAACTCAAAGATTGCTTCTCCACCAAAGATACAACTGCCTCTACTCGTACAGATAAACAA AACGGTTACATGGACAACAGCAAGGCTGTATTGGACTTAAAAGatgtccctcctcctcctcctcctcttcctcctctgcatCATAGTTCTTCCTCCCAATCATCCCAGCACTTCCCTCTGGCCCCTCTCCCTCTGCCTCCTCCCTGCTTGCCTTCTCCTCAGCTTACACAAGATTCCCATCAAcagtcaccaccaccaccaccaccacagcagCAAGAGGGGGCTAGCCCCAGTGTAAGCATCTGTACTCATTGTGACTACTGCGGCACAGAGGGCTATGGGCTCTTAGGTGGTGGAGGTGTAGTTAGTAGCAGTAGCAACATTACTGGTGTTGTCTCACTTTATATGGCCCCAGGCTCTCTGGAAATTCCCAGAAGCAGcaacagtagtagtaatatttgCAGGTCAGGATCTTGTTCTGTAGCTTCATCCATTCAGTATAAACATAATCTAAGCTACGTTAGTGGGACTGGTTACAAACCCCAGCTGCCCTCCTCTGTTGCCACCTCACAGCCTGTTTCATCGCATCCCTGCATCCCCTGCTGCTCAGGACTACTGCACACCTACCCAGCTCTACCTCTTCCTTGCAGTCAGTCTAGGCGGTTTCCCCCATCAGCCCCTTTGGCCTCCTCTCTTCCATCTCTTCCCTCTTTATCTGCTCCATTGCATGGCTCTTGCTTGCTCTCTTCTGGCTGCTACACCTGTGGAGTGGACTGCAGTCCCTCAACCAGGAGATCTCAGAGAAGCTCAGCACTGGGTGATCATGCTGCAACCactaccaccatcaccaccacaagCACTTCATCACACTTCTGCACTAATCCTATGCACCTCAATGTAGATCGCACGGTTTGTGTGAAGGGGGCACACTACTGCCAGGAGTGCTTGTTAAAG cCCATGAATGGTGTAGTGTCAGAGTCAGACAAGGTGTGGCCCAACGTTCCTGTTCCTCAGACTGCTCCTATCCCCATACCTATTTGTAACGGATGCGGTACCTCTGCTGATGGTATGGTGCACATGCCATCAACAAACCTTGGCAAGACTGGCCAGAAGTATG GTTCTCCTGAAAGTGGTGGTTCAGAAAACATCCCTCCAGTGGGGGTTTTCTGGGATATTGAGAACTGCAGTGTGCCTAGTGGACGCTCTGCTGTAGCTGTTGTCCAGCGTATCCGGAACCGATTCTTTCAGGGTCACCGTGAGGCAgaattcatttgtgtgtgtgacatCAGTAAAGAGAGTAAAGCTGTCATCCAAGAGCTGAACAACTGCCAG GTTACTGTTGCACATATTAATGCCACAGCCAAGAATGCAGCAGATGACAAACTTCGCCAAAGCCTGCGACGCTTTGCTGAGACCCATACTGCACCTGCAACTGTTGTATTAGTATCCT CGGATGTAAATTTTGCAAGTGAGCTGAGTGACCTGCGTCATCGCCATGGTTTCCAGGTTATCCTTGTCCATGGCAATCATACATCACCAGCTCTACTGCAGCATGCCCACCACCATGTGGCCTTCCAGGAGATCACAGCTGATCTGCCACCACGAATGCTTGTCAAAGCACAG CCCAGTTTCAACCTCCTCTATGTGCACAACCTCCCTGTCAACTGTGACAAGAGTCTGCGCAACGCTGTGAAGCTCAGGCTCCGTCGTCTGTCAGACAACTGTGGTGGCAAGGTGTTGGGCATGTCCCAGGGCACAGCAGTCCTCCGTTTTGGCAGCCCTGAGGCAGCTGCCCGTGCCCGAAAGCGAATGGAAAATGAGGATGTGTTTGGCCGCCGCATCAGCCTCTCCTTCTCCCCACGGCCCAGAGACGATGCAAGTCCTGAGCCTGAGCTTCAGTCTCAGCCCCGTCATTTGCTTCAGACTCTGCCCCAGCCCTTTCAAATCCAGGAGACATTGTTCGTCCCACCCCCATGCAtttcctccttctcttttctgCCCCTGGAGAAGCCCAGGTCACCCAGGAGGCCACGGCGAGCAACCCGCCCAGTGTCAGAAAGGCCCTACAGCCCCAGGAGAGGGTGCAGTGGGCCTCCCGGTGGTGCTCCATTCAAACCCCATCAG GAGGTGGGTAGTGTAGAGACCAAGCCTAAAATGGGCTTTCACCATCTGGAGAAAGGGCGCGCTGCTTCTTCTTCCCCCCACAGCAATGATGAGACAGGAACTCTGGAGCAACTGTCTAAGCCTGGTCTCTCTGGAGAATGCATGTACAGACGGAG AAGAGACGGCTCCAATCCTCGAAGTGTGATGGAATCCCCTGCTGAACAAGGAGAGGAGAGCCTGGGGGAGTTCCAGATTAGCACACCCTCTGCCTTCAGCAAGTTGAACCTGCACAGGAGCTTCAGTCCCCTTGTCCTGTCTCAGGGATCATGGTCTTCAAG GAGTGCATCCCCTTGTCTGTCCAGTCGCTCTTCACCCTTGCTTGCTCCCCCCCGTAGTCCCTGTCCTGAAGGACCTTCTGAGTCTTTCTCAGAGGGGGGTGAGGTCCAGGTGGCCAACCTGGACTACAGAATGTCCCGCAAGGATCTCCAGCAGACTCTACATGACACCTTCTCCAGATATGGAAGG GTGAAAGCTGTAGAGCTTAGCCCCCACACTGACTACCAGCTGAAAGCCACAGTTCAGATGTCGTCTTTGCAGCAGGCTATCAGCGTCGTCAGTGGCTTGCACCGTTATAAGATTGGAGGGAAGCGCATTCAGGTTTCTCTGGTCCCTGGTGGTAACAGCAAATCCCTTGCCATGCTCAG CACAGAGATAATCTGCATTCTTCAGGACGCACCTGCCAACTGCCTTCCCCTGTTCAAGTTCACAGAGATCTATGAGAAGAA ATATTCTCGGAAGCTTGTGGTTGGGGATCTGCAGAGGCTGCCAGAGGTGGTGACCATACGAGAGCAGGGAGGCTCGCGCCTTGTGTGCCTTTTACCCAGCAGCCAAATCCGTCAGAGCCCATTAGGATCATCTCAGTCTCAGGAGGGCTCCTCAACTAGCGGCAGTCCTGTGGTGTTCGAGGAGCTAGAATACCATGAACCTGTCTGCAGACAACACTACACACAGCAGGACTTCAG TGAGGCTGACTTTGACCCTGACTCCTACAAAATTCCATTCGTTGTTATGTCTCTGAGCACCTTGGCCTCTGAGGTCCACAGCCTGTTGCAGTCACACGAGGGCACTCTTCCACTGCTCAG TTTTCCAGACTGCTATGCTGCAAAATTCAGCCCCTTGCAGTTGGGAAATGAGTCCCTTGAGGGTGGCGTTCCACTGGAGCACCTCATTACTTGTGTTCCCAGCATCACAGTAGTCACAGCTCAGAATGGCTTCAAAGTCATCAAGTGGATCCACAATAAACCTCCAGCACCAAACTCTG AACCATGGATTCAACGCTGCAAGAGTCCAGTGGGCAACCCTCAGCTGATCCAGTTCAGCCGAGAGATTATTGACCTGTTAAAGAGCCAGCCTTCTTGCGTCATGCCCATCAGCAAGTTCATACCTTCATACCACCATCACTTTGCCAAGCAGTGCCGTGTCTCAGACTACGGCTACTCAAAGCTGTTGGAGCTGCTGGAGGCTGTGCCACATGTTTTGCAG ATCTTGGGCATGGGTACCAAACGTCTCCTGACTCTGACCCACCGTGCTCAAGTGAAACGTTTCACCCAAGACCTGCTCAAACTCCTCAAATTTCAAGCAAGCAAACAAGTGGCAATCAAGGACTTCATGCAGGCATACCACTG GTGCTTCTCCAGAGACTGGCGGGTAGTCGACTACGGCATATGTGAGCTAATGGACCTACTAACTGAAATTCCTGACACAACAATCACTATTACACACCAGGAATCAAACATCATCATCTCTGTTCCTAAGAGAG AACGTACACCAGAGGAGATCGACCACACCAAGCAGTTTGGGAAGGAGGTGGTGGATCTGCTCCGTCACCAGCCTCACTGCAGAATGCCCTTCAGCAAGTTCATCCCCACCTACCACCACCACTTCGGTCGACAGTGCAAGCTCAGCTACTACGGCTTCACTAAACTCATCGAGCTCTTTGAGGCCATCCCTGACGTACTGATG GTGCTGGAGTGTGGTGAAGAGAAAGTGCTGACTCTAACTGAAGTAGAGCGTGTCAAGGCACTCGCCGCTCAGCTGGTCAAGCTACTGCGTGCTCAAAAAAACTCCAGCCTTCCCGTCAGCCAGCTGCTCACAGAGTACAGCAAGACTTTTGGTTATGGACTCCGCTTGCAGGACTACGATGCCAGCTCCCTACCTGCTCTACTAACTAAACTCTGCCATGTTGTCAAG GTAGTGGATGGATCCGAAGGTCGCGAAGTGCAACTGATAAACAGGAAGTCTCTGAGATTGCTGACCTCGCAGCTACTGGCACTGCTCATGTCCCAGGAAGACGATCAGGTCTCCAAAGGACTGAGGGTGGAGGAGCTCACCCAGCACTACCTGACGGTCCACGGAACCACACTCAACCCATGTGAATATGGGTTTCTCTCCCTCAGTGAGTTACTCAAGAGCCTGCCTTATCTTGTGGAG ctGTACCATGAAGAAAAGGACTACAGCAGTACAGGGGGCAACACAGCTAGCGTGTGCAGTGAGGAGTGGGTGCGGCTAACCAGGCTTTACCAGTTTTCTCGTAACGTCCGTGCGCTGCTCCACACCTACCATTACAACCAGATCTTCCTCACTGAGTTCCAGGGAGCTTACAGCAAATTCACAGGCTGCAACCTTGAACCACGTTCATATGGATACAGCAGCACTGATGAGCTCCTCAGTGCCATTCCACAG GTGGTCTGGATCAAAGGGCACAGTCATAAGAGGATTATCGTTTTGAAGAACGATATGAAAGGTAAAG CAAGGGCAAGCTCTTCAGTCTCCAATAGCCCCCTCCCTGATGATAACACTGAAAGCCCACGAGACAGCCTGGTTAGCAGTGCTAACTCTGGAGCCAACAGTCCAG AATATAACAAAGCTGAGGCTGCAGCTGAAACCATGTCTGATCTGCCTGAACAACCTGGCACCGTGGAGAGCTCTGAAGACCCCAAACAGCCCCCCACAACGAAACCACCACTGTCCTCAGACAGTCCGAACAGAAGAGCGTCCCGCAGCAGATTCAAGCTCGCTGCCAACTTCTCATTCCCACCAGGTCTCTGA
- the marf1 gene encoding meiosis regulator and mRNA stability factor 1 isoform X3, with product MMEGLGKERSICSPRPFPWLGPTKTEASTLLWKLKDCFSTKDTTASTRTDKQNGYMDNSKAVLDLKDVPPPPPPLPPLHHSSSSQSSQHFPLAPLPLPPPCLPSPQLTQDSHQQSPPPPPPQQQEGASPSVSICTHCDYCGTEGYGLLGGGGVVSSSSNITGVVSLYMAPGSLEIPRSSNSSSNICRSGSCSVASSIQYKHNLSYVSGTGYKPQLPSSVATSQPVSSHPCIPCCSGLLHTYPALPLPCSQSRRFPPSAPLASSLPSLPSLSAPLHGSCLLSSGCYTCGVDCSPSTRRSQRSSALGDHAATTTTITTTSTSSHFCTNPMHLNVDRTVCVKGAHYCQECLLKPMNGVVSESDKVWPNVPVPQTAPIPIPICNGCGTSADGMVHMPSTNLGKTGQKYGSPESGGSENIPPVGVFWDIENCSVPSGRSAVAVVQRIRNRFFQGHREAEFICVCDISKESKAVIQELNNCQVTVAHINATAKNAADDKLRQSLRRFAETHTAPATVVLVSSDVNFASELSDLRHRHGFQVILVHGNHTSPALLQHAHHHVAFQEITADLPPRMLVKAQPSFNLLYVHNLPVNCDKSLRNAVKLRLRRLSDNCGGKVLGMSQGTAVLRFGSPEAAARARKRMENEDVFGRRISLSFSPRPRDDASPEPELQSQPRHLLQTLPQPFQIQETLFVPPPCISSFSFLPLEKPRSPRRPRRATRPVSERPYSPRRGCSGPPGGAPFKPHQEVGSVETKPKMGFHHLEKGRAASSSPHSNDETGTLEQLSKPGLSGECMYRRRRDGSNPRSVMESPAEQGEESLGEFQISTPSAFSKLNLHRSFSPLVLSQGSWSSRSASPCLSSRSSPLLAPPRSPCPEGPSESFSEGGEVQVANLDYRMSRKDLQQTLHDTFSRYGRVKAVELSPHTDYQLKATVQMSSLQQAISVVSGLHRYKIGGKRIQVSLVPGGNSKSLAMLSTEIICILQDAPANCLPLFKFTEIYEKKYSRKLVVGDLQRLPEVVTIREQGGSRLVCLLPSSQIRQSPLGSSQSQEGSSTSGSPVVFEELEYHEPVCRQHYTQQDFSEADFDPDSYKIPFVVMSLSTLASEVHSLLQSHEGTLPLLSFPDCYAAKFSPLQLGNESLEGGVPLEHLITCVPSITVVTAQNGFKVIKWIHNKPPAPNSEPWIQRCKSPVGNPQLIQFSREIIDLLKSQPSCVMPISKFIPSYHHHFAKQCRVSDYGYSKLLELLEAVPHVLQILGMGTKRLLTLTHRAQVKRFTQDLLKLLKFQASKQVAIKDFMQAYHWCFSRDWRVVDYGICELMDLLTEIPDTTITITHQESNIIISVPKRERTPEEIDHTKQFGKEVVDLLRHQPHCRMPFSKFIPTYHHHFGRQCKLSYYGFTKLIELFEAIPDVLMVLECGEEKVLTLTEVERVKALAAQLVKLLRAQKNSSLPVSQLLTEYSKTFGYGLRLQDYDASSLPALLTKLCHVVKVVDGSEGREVQLINRKSLRLLTSQLLALLMSQEDDQVSKGLRVEELTQHYLTVHGTTLNPCEYGFLSLSELLKSLPYLVELYHEEKDYSSTGGNTASVCSEEWVRLTRLYQFSRNVRALLHTYHYNQIFLTEFQGAYSKFTGCNLEPRSYGYSSTDELLSAIPQVVWIKGHSHKRIIVLKNDMKGKARASSSVSNSPLPDDNTESPRDSLVSSANSGANSPGADVVAESELLCLTSPVDLLCGPVPSCLPSPQLHPDPVLQQTDLIHFEERPPAEYNKAEAAAETMSDLPEQPGTVESSEDPKQPPTTKPPLSSDSPNRRASRSRFKLAANFSFPPGL from the exons ATGATGGAAGGACTGGGAAAGGAGAGATCCATATGCAGCCCTAGACCCTTTCCATGGCTTGGTCCCACCAAAACAGAAGCTTCAACCCTGCTATGGAAACTCAAAGATTGCTTCTCCACCAAAGATACAACTGCCTCTACTCGTACAGATAAACAA AACGGTTACATGGACAACAGCAAGGCTGTATTGGACTTAAAAGatgtccctcctcctcctcctcctcttcctcctctgcatCATAGTTCTTCCTCCCAATCATCCCAGCACTTCCCTCTGGCCCCTCTCCCTCTGCCTCCTCCCTGCTTGCCTTCTCCTCAGCTTACACAAGATTCCCATCAAcagtcaccaccaccaccaccaccacagcagCAAGAGGGGGCTAGCCCCAGTGTAAGCATCTGTACTCATTGTGACTACTGCGGCACAGAGGGCTATGGGCTCTTAGGTGGTGGAGGTGTAGTTAGTAGCAGTAGCAACATTACTGGTGTTGTCTCACTTTATATGGCCCCAGGCTCTCTGGAAATTCCCAGAAGCAGcaacagtagtagtaatatttgCAGGTCAGGATCTTGTTCTGTAGCTTCATCCATTCAGTATAAACATAATCTAAGCTACGTTAGTGGGACTGGTTACAAACCCCAGCTGCCCTCCTCTGTTGCCACCTCACAGCCTGTTTCATCGCATCCCTGCATCCCCTGCTGCTCAGGACTACTGCACACCTACCCAGCTCTACCTCTTCCTTGCAGTCAGTCTAGGCGGTTTCCCCCATCAGCCCCTTTGGCCTCCTCTCTTCCATCTCTTCCCTCTTTATCTGCTCCATTGCATGGCTCTTGCTTGCTCTCTTCTGGCTGCTACACCTGTGGAGTGGACTGCAGTCCCTCAACCAGGAGATCTCAGAGAAGCTCAGCACTGGGTGATCATGCTGCAACCactaccaccatcaccaccacaagCACTTCATCACACTTCTGCACTAATCCTATGCACCTCAATGTAGATCGCACGGTTTGTGTGAAGGGGGCACACTACTGCCAGGAGTGCTTGTTAAAG cCCATGAATGGTGTAGTGTCAGAGTCAGACAAGGTGTGGCCCAACGTTCCTGTTCCTCAGACTGCTCCTATCCCCATACCTATTTGTAACGGATGCGGTACCTCTGCTGATGGTATGGTGCACATGCCATCAACAAACCTTGGCAAGACTGGCCAGAAGTATG GTTCTCCTGAAAGTGGTGGTTCAGAAAACATCCCTCCAGTGGGGGTTTTCTGGGATATTGAGAACTGCAGTGTGCCTAGTGGACGCTCTGCTGTAGCTGTTGTCCAGCGTATCCGGAACCGATTCTTTCAGGGTCACCGTGAGGCAgaattcatttgtgtgtgtgacatCAGTAAAGAGAGTAAAGCTGTCATCCAAGAGCTGAACAACTGCCAG GTTACTGTTGCACATATTAATGCCACAGCCAAGAATGCAGCAGATGACAAACTTCGCCAAAGCCTGCGACGCTTTGCTGAGACCCATACTGCACCTGCAACTGTTGTATTAGTATCCT CGGATGTAAATTTTGCAAGTGAGCTGAGTGACCTGCGTCATCGCCATGGTTTCCAGGTTATCCTTGTCCATGGCAATCATACATCACCAGCTCTACTGCAGCATGCCCACCACCATGTGGCCTTCCAGGAGATCACAGCTGATCTGCCACCACGAATGCTTGTCAAAGCACAG CCCAGTTTCAACCTCCTCTATGTGCACAACCTCCCTGTCAACTGTGACAAGAGTCTGCGCAACGCTGTGAAGCTCAGGCTCCGTCGTCTGTCAGACAACTGTGGTGGCAAGGTGTTGGGCATGTCCCAGGGCACAGCAGTCCTCCGTTTTGGCAGCCCTGAGGCAGCTGCCCGTGCCCGAAAGCGAATGGAAAATGAGGATGTGTTTGGCCGCCGCATCAGCCTCTCCTTCTCCCCACGGCCCAGAGACGATGCAAGTCCTGAGCCTGAGCTTCAGTCTCAGCCCCGTCATTTGCTTCAGACTCTGCCCCAGCCCTTTCAAATCCAGGAGACATTGTTCGTCCCACCCCCATGCAtttcctccttctcttttctgCCCCTGGAGAAGCCCAGGTCACCCAGGAGGCCACGGCGAGCAACCCGCCCAGTGTCAGAAAGGCCCTACAGCCCCAGGAGAGGGTGCAGTGGGCCTCCCGGTGGTGCTCCATTCAAACCCCATCAG GAGGTGGGTAGTGTAGAGACCAAGCCTAAAATGGGCTTTCACCATCTGGAGAAAGGGCGCGCTGCTTCTTCTTCCCCCCACAGCAATGATGAGACAGGAACTCTGGAGCAACTGTCTAAGCCTGGTCTCTCTGGAGAATGCATGTACAGACGGAG AAGAGACGGCTCCAATCCTCGAAGTGTGATGGAATCCCCTGCTGAACAAGGAGAGGAGAGCCTGGGGGAGTTCCAGATTAGCACACCCTCTGCCTTCAGCAAGTTGAACCTGCACAGGAGCTTCAGTCCCCTTGTCCTGTCTCAGGGATCATGGTCTTCAAG GAGTGCATCCCCTTGTCTGTCCAGTCGCTCTTCACCCTTGCTTGCTCCCCCCCGTAGTCCCTGTCCTGAAGGACCTTCTGAGTCTTTCTCAGAGGGGGGTGAGGTCCAGGTGGCCAACCTGGACTACAGAATGTCCCGCAAGGATCTCCAGCAGACTCTACATGACACCTTCTCCAGATATGGAAGG GTGAAAGCTGTAGAGCTTAGCCCCCACACTGACTACCAGCTGAAAGCCACAGTTCAGATGTCGTCTTTGCAGCAGGCTATCAGCGTCGTCAGTGGCTTGCACCGTTATAAGATTGGAGGGAAGCGCATTCAGGTTTCTCTGGTCCCTGGTGGTAACAGCAAATCCCTTGCCATGCTCAG CACAGAGATAATCTGCATTCTTCAGGACGCACCTGCCAACTGCCTTCCCCTGTTCAAGTTCACAGAGATCTATGAGAAGAA ATATTCTCGGAAGCTTGTGGTTGGGGATCTGCAGAGGCTGCCAGAGGTGGTGACCATACGAGAGCAGGGAGGCTCGCGCCTTGTGTGCCTTTTACCCAGCAGCCAAATCCGTCAGAGCCCATTAGGATCATCTCAGTCTCAGGAGGGCTCCTCAACTAGCGGCAGTCCTGTGGTGTTCGAGGAGCTAGAATACCATGAACCTGTCTGCAGACAACACTACACACAGCAGGACTTCAG TGAGGCTGACTTTGACCCTGACTCCTACAAAATTCCATTCGTTGTTATGTCTCTGAGCACCTTGGCCTCTGAGGTCCACAGCCTGTTGCAGTCACACGAGGGCACTCTTCCACTGCTCAG TTTTCCAGACTGCTATGCTGCAAAATTCAGCCCCTTGCAGTTGGGAAATGAGTCCCTTGAGGGTGGCGTTCCACTGGAGCACCTCATTACTTGTGTTCCCAGCATCACAGTAGTCACAGCTCAGAATGGCTTCAAAGTCATCAAGTGGATCCACAATAAACCTCCAGCACCAAACTCTG AACCATGGATTCAACGCTGCAAGAGTCCAGTGGGCAACCCTCAGCTGATCCAGTTCAGCCGAGAGATTATTGACCTGTTAAAGAGCCAGCCTTCTTGCGTCATGCCCATCAGCAAGTTCATACCTTCATACCACCATCACTTTGCCAAGCAGTGCCGTGTCTCAGACTACGGCTACTCAAAGCTGTTGGAGCTGCTGGAGGCTGTGCCACATGTTTTGCAG ATCTTGGGCATGGGTACCAAACGTCTCCTGACTCTGACCCACCGTGCTCAAGTGAAACGTTTCACCCAAGACCTGCTCAAACTCCTCAAATTTCAAGCAAGCAAACAAGTGGCAATCAAGGACTTCATGCAGGCATACCACTG GTGCTTCTCCAGAGACTGGCGGGTAGTCGACTACGGCATATGTGAGCTAATGGACCTACTAACTGAAATTCCTGACACAACAATCACTATTACACACCAGGAATCAAACATCATCATCTCTGTTCCTAAGAGAG AACGTACACCAGAGGAGATCGACCACACCAAGCAGTTTGGGAAGGAGGTGGTGGATCTGCTCCGTCACCAGCCTCACTGCAGAATGCCCTTCAGCAAGTTCATCCCCACCTACCACCACCACTTCGGTCGACAGTGCAAGCTCAGCTACTACGGCTTCACTAAACTCATCGAGCTCTTTGAGGCCATCCCTGACGTACTGATG GTGCTGGAGTGTGGTGAAGAGAAAGTGCTGACTCTAACTGAAGTAGAGCGTGTCAAGGCACTCGCCGCTCAGCTGGTCAAGCTACTGCGTGCTCAAAAAAACTCCAGCCTTCCCGTCAGCCAGCTGCTCACAGAGTACAGCAAGACTTTTGGTTATGGACTCCGCTTGCAGGACTACGATGCCAGCTCCCTACCTGCTCTACTAACTAAACTCTGCCATGTTGTCAAG GTAGTGGATGGATCCGAAGGTCGCGAAGTGCAACTGATAAACAGGAAGTCTCTGAGATTGCTGACCTCGCAGCTACTGGCACTGCTCATGTCCCAGGAAGACGATCAGGTCTCCAAAGGACTGAGGGTGGAGGAGCTCACCCAGCACTACCTGACGGTCCACGGAACCACACTCAACCCATGTGAATATGGGTTTCTCTCCCTCAGTGAGTTACTCAAGAGCCTGCCTTATCTTGTGGAG ctGTACCATGAAGAAAAGGACTACAGCAGTACAGGGGGCAACACAGCTAGCGTGTGCAGTGAGGAGTGGGTGCGGCTAACCAGGCTTTACCAGTTTTCTCGTAACGTCCGTGCGCTGCTCCACACCTACCATTACAACCAGATCTTCCTCACTGAGTTCCAGGGAGCTTACAGCAAATTCACAGGCTGCAACCTTGAACCACGTTCATATGGATACAGCAGCACTGATGAGCTCCTCAGTGCCATTCCACAG GTGGTCTGGATCAAAGGGCACAGTCATAAGAGGATTATCGTTTTGAAGAACGATATGAAAGGTAAAG CAAGGGCAAGCTCTTCAGTCTCCAATAGCCCCCTCCCTGATGATAACACTGAAAGCCCACGAGACAGCCTGGTTAGCAGTGCTAACTCTGGAGCCAACAGTCCAG GTGCCGATGTAGTTGCAGAGTCAGAGTTGTTGTGCCTGACGTCCCCAGTAGACCTGCTGTGTGGTCCTGTACCATCCTGCTTACCATCCCCTCAGCTCCACCCTGACCCTGTTCTCCAGCAGACGGACCTAATCCACTTTGAGGAGAGACCGCCAG CAGAATATAACAAAGCTGAGGCTGCAGCTGAAACCATGTCTGATCTGCCTGAACAACCTGGCACCGTGGAGAGCTCTGAAGACCCCAAACAGCCCCCCACAACGAAACCACCACTGTCCTCAGACAGTCCGAACAGAAGAGCGTCCCGCAGCAGATTCAAGCTCGCTGCCAACTTCTCATTCCCACCAGGTCTCTGA